From the genome of Frateuria soli:
TCTGGCTGGGCCAGCAGGACGTCAAGCAGGCGCGCATCCGGCTGCATCCGGAGGACCTGGGAGCGGTCGACGTGAAGGTCAGCATGAATCACGACCGCGTCGACGTGAGCTTCGCCGTGCAGCATCCGTCGGCCGTGCACGTCGTGCAGCAGACCCTGCCGCAGCTCGATGCCCTGCTGGCGCAGCATGGCCTGGCGCTGGGCCAGGCGGACGTGGGGCAGCGCCAGCAGCAGGGCGAGGGTGGGCGCACTGGCGAGCCCGGGGCGATCGGCGAGGTCGAGGCCGAGCCGGCTGTGATGGCCCATACGCCGGTGGCGGCACTCGGGATGCTCGATACGTTTGCCTGAGGGATGGCCCTTCGACTCCGGCCTGCGGCTTACGCTCAGGGTAAACGGGATTTCCTGCCCGGGCTTCACTCCTGAGCCGCCCCTCCGTGAGACGGCTCAATCCCCGCACCTCTCCCACCCGTTCGCGCTGAGCGCAGGCGCGCAGCGCCGAAGTCGAAACGCCCTCCCTCAAGCTACCCGTTCGAACCCCTCTCCCTCCGGGAGAGGGTGCCGACAGGCGGGTGAGGGTACGGGCGGAGCCGGCTGTCCCCGCGCTAGCGGACCCTCATCCCAACCCCTCTCCCGGCGGGAGAGGGGCTCAGCCACACGCGGCCCCGATCCACCATTCGCGCTGAGCGTCGGCCGCAGGCCGAAGTCGAAACGCTCCACGCCACGCCGGCTTCCGGACACCCGTCGTGACCCCGACGCGCCCGTTCCCCGGCACGCGTCAAGAAAGCGCCACGCCTGCCGCAAACCAAGCAGGGCCAACACTTGCCGCCGTGGCACGCGGATTGCAACAAGGCCCCTGCAAGCCGGCGCCCCAAGCGCCCACCAGAAAACGACAACCGAGGTTGAGGCATGGCAAGTACGGAACAGGAAGTGGTGGCGTCGACGAAGAAGAAGCGCTCGCCGCTGGTGATCGGCCTGGTGGTCGCGCTGCTGGCGGTGTCGGGCGCGTGCGCCTACCTGTTCATGTCGCGCGGAAACGAACGGCCCGCCGCCACCGCCACCAACGATGCCGGCGAGACCGTCCCGGCCAAGACCCAGCCGGAATTCTTCCTGCCGCTGGACCCCGCGTTCGTGGTCAACTTCCGCGACGACGACGCCATGCGCTACCTGCAGGTCGGCGTCACCCTGATGTCCCACGACCAGGCCACGCTCGACACCGTCAAGGGCATCGACCCGGTCGTGCGCAACGCGCTGGTGATGCTGTTCAGCCGCCAGAGCTACTCCATCCTCAGCGACCCCGCCGGCAAACAGAAGCTGCAGGCCGAGGCGCTGGAAGCCGTGCGCAGGATCGTCGAGGCGCGGACCGGCAAGCCCGGCGTCGACGCGCTGTACTTCACCAGCTTCGTGATGCAGTGAGGCCGCGCCCATGAGCGACCTGCTCTCCCAGGACGAAATCGACGCGCTGCTCGACGGCGTCACCGGCGGCAGCGTCGCCACCGGCGAGGACGAGCCGCCGCCGAGCGAGGCGGTGCAGTCCTACGACTTCACCCAGCAGGACCGCATCGTGCGCGGCCGCCTGCCGACGCTGGAGATGGTCAACGACCGCTTCGCGCGGTTCTTCCGGCTGGGCGTGTTCAACGTCCTGCGCAAGAGCTGCGAGGTGTCGGTGCTGGGCGTGAAGATGGTCAAGTTCGCCGAGTACGTGCACAGCCTGGCGGTGCCGAGCAACCTCAACCTGGTGAGGATCAAGCCGCTGCGCGGCACCGCGCTGGTGGTGTTCGAGCCGCGGCTGGTGTTCACCGTGATCGACAACTTCTTCGGCGGCGACGGCCGCTTCCACGCCCGCATCGAAGGCCGCGATTTCAGCGCGATCGAGAACCGCGTGATCCAGATCATGCTGACCGAGCTGTTCGCCGCCATGAGCGAGGCGTGGAACCCGGTGCTGCCGCTGGAGTTCGAGTACCTCAACTCCGAGATCAATCCGCAGTTCGCCAACATCGTCAGTCCGACGGAGACGGTGGTGATCTCGCGCTTCCACGTCGAGCTCGACGGCGGTGGCGGCGAGATCCACCTGACGCTCCCCTACGCGATGGTCGAGCCGATCCGCACGTTGCTCGACGCCGGCGTGCAAAGTGACCTGGCCGATCGCGACGACCGTTTCACCGAGCACCTGCACGAGGAGGTGCTCGACGCCGAGGTGGAGCTGAGCACGCTGCTGCTGGAGACCGAGCTCTCGATCGGCGATTTCCTGCGGCTGCGCCCGGGCGACGTGATCCCGGTCGCGCTGCCCGAGCATTGCACCGTCTTCGCCGAGGACGTGCCGGTGTTCCGTGGCCGCTACGGCCAGGCCAACGGCCAGACCGCGATCCAGTTCCAGACCCATGTCGGCCGCCGCGAGAGGCGTGCGTCCGGCGAGTTCACAGAGAAGAAAAGCGCATGATTGCCAATGACGCCGCGGTCGCCGACCGCATCGAATCCGACGCCCTGAACGCCTTTGCCGCCGAGGGTGGCGATGTCAACCTGGACATGATCCTGGACGTGCCGGTGACGGTCGCGATGGAGGTCGGTCGCACCCGCATCAGCATCCGCAACCTGCTGCAGCTCAACCAGGGCTCGGTGGTGGAACTGGACCGCGCCGCCGGCGAGCCGCTGGACGTGTTCGTCAACGGCACCCTGGTCGCCCACGGCGAGGTGGTGGTGATCAACGAGAAGTTCGGCATCCGCCTGACCGACGTGGTCAGCCCGGCCGAGCGCGTTCGAAAGTTGCGTTGAGCCGTGAATAGGGAATCGGGAATCGGGAATCGTTGGCTGCGGGCGCTTGCGCCCGTGGTGGCGGCACCCGAGGTAAGTGTTGGCGGCGAGCTGCTGCGGGTGCTGCTGAGCCTGGCCGCGGTGATCGCGCTGATCTTCGTGGCCGGCTGGATGAGCCGCCGCCTGCAGGCGCGCAGCCTGCCGGGTGGCCGGCGCATCCGCTGCGTGGAATCGATGGCGGTCGGCGCACGCGAGCGCGTGCTGCTGATCGATGCCGACGGCAAGCGCTTGCTGGTCGGCGTGGGGCAGGGGGGCCTGCGCACGTTGCACGTGTACGAAGGCGCGGCTCCGGCCGACGCCCATCCGCCGGCGCCGCTGCCGGCCGCTCCCAACTTCGCGCAACTGCTGTCGCGCTGGAAAGGCAAGTCGTGAAACCGCAGGTTCTGAAAGTGATGTCGTTCCGCGGCGCGCGCTGGGTGCTCGTGCTGGTGCTGATGTTGTTGCCGTTGTTCGCCTTCGCGCAGGCGGCGCCCGCCCCGGCCACGCCGGCACTGAGCATGCCGGCGAGCCCGGCGGCGCCCGGCGGCATACCCGTGCTGACCGTGCACGACGCGCCGGGCGGCGCGAAGAACTGGACGCTGTCGCTGCAGTTGCTGGGCCTGATGACGGTCCTGACCCTGCTGCCGGCGATCCTGCTGATGATGACTTCGTTCACCCGGATCATCATCGTGCTGGGCTTCCTGCGCCAGGCGCTGGGCACGCAGTCGACGCCGCCCAACCAGGTGCTGCTGGGACTGGCGCTGTTCCTCACGCTGTTCGTCATGGGCCCGGTGTTCAACCAGGCCTACGGCGATGGCGTCAAACCGTACATGGACGGCCAGATGACCGCCGAGCAGGCGCTGCCCGCCGCCAGTGCGCCGTTCAAGCGCTTCATGCTCGACCAGACCCGCGACGCCGACCTGCAGCTGTTCACCCAGCTGGCCAAGGAGAAGCCCTACGCCGGCAAGGACGACGTGCCCTTCCGCGTGGCGATGCCGGCGTTCCTGACCAGCGAGCTGAAAACCGCGTTCCAGATGGGCTTCCTGCTGTTCATCCCGTTCCTGATCATCGACTTGGTGGTCGCCAGCGTGCTCATGTCGATGGGCATGATGATGGTCTCGCCGATGATCATCTCGCTGCCGTTCAAGATCATGCTGTTCGTGCTGGTGGACGGGTGGACGCTGTTGATCGGGACGCTGGCCGGAAGTTTCTACACATGAGCGCCAGACACGCCTCGGCCCTCAAGCTCCCTGTCCCCCGGTTTCTGCCGGGGGAGAGGGTTGGGGAGAGGGGGAGGCCTTTCGCTCGGGCTCTGGCTTTTGAAGTGCTCGTTTGCCTGTCGGCCGGATCCTGGAAGAACGACATGCCTTCCTGTGCGCGCTTTTCTGAAGGGATTGAGGCGCAGGGCAAAGGCCTCCCCCTCTCCCCAGCCCTCTCCCCCGGCGTGGCCGGGGGAGAGGGAGTTGCGTGCGGCGGCTTCTAGCTCTTCCGCTTTCCGATTTCCCGATTTCCCGATTTCCCGATTTCCCGATTTCCCGATTTCCCGATTTCCCGATTCCCGATTCCCGCCTCCCGATTCCCAGCTCCAGAACCATGACCCCTGAATCCGTCATCGAATTCGGCCAGCACGCGCTCTACGTGGCCATGCTCATCGCCGCGCCGCTGCTGCTCACCGCGCTGGCCGTGGGCCTGTTGATCGGCGTGATCCAGGCGGCCACGCAGATCAACGAGATGACCCTTTCGTTCATCCCCAAGCTGATCGCGATGGCGGTGGTCGCGCTGATCACCGGCCCGTGGATGCTGCGCACGCTGGTGCAGTTCACCCGGCAACTGATCGAGGGCCTGCCCGGGGCCGTGAAGTAATGGCCAGCGGCATCACCACGGTGGATCTTGCCCAGCTGGAAGAGTGGCTGGGTGGCCTGCTGTGGGCGATGGGGCGGGTCGGCGGCCTGTGCCTGATCGCGCCGGTGCTGGGCGCGTCGGTGATTCCGGCGCGCATCCGTGTGGGGTTGGTGGTGATGCTGACGCTGGTGCTGGCGCCGCTCGCGCCGGCGGCGGTCGACCCGTTCAGTGCCGCGGGCGTGGCGACGATGGCCAGCCAGGTGCTGGTCGGCGCCGCGGTCGGCTTCGTGCTGAAGCTGGTGTTCGAGGCGGTGGCATTCGGCGGCGAGCTGGTGGGGCAGGGCATGAGCCTGGGCTTCGCCGAGGTGGTCAACCCCGGCGGGGGCGGTACCACGCCGGTGCTCAGCCAGTTCTACACGGTGCTGGTGACGCTGCTGTTCCTGGCGCTCAACGGGCATCTTCGTCTCGTCCAGCTCCTGGCCGACAGCTTCCACACGCTCCCGCCCGGTCCCGTCGCGATCGATGCCGAGGGGCTGCATGCCGTGGTGCTGTTCGGCACGCACCTGTTCGCCGGCGCCGTGCGCGTTGCGCTCCCGGCAGTCACGGCGTTGCTGGTGGTGAACATCGGCTTTGCCGCGATCAGCCGCGCGGCGCCTTCGATGAACCTGTTCGCGGTGGGCTTCCCGATCACCCTGTGCCTGGGTTCGGTCGCGTTGTGGATGGGCCTGCGCGCGCTCCCCGGCGCATTCGAGACGCTGCAGGACAGCGCCTGGTCGTTGATGCACGAGCTGCTGAGGGGCTGACCGTCCCATGGCCGAGAACGACGACCAGGAACGCACGGAACAACCCTCCGAAAAACGACTCAGGGAGGCCCGCGAAAAGGGCGACGTCCCCCGATCGCGCGACCTCTCCGGCGCCCTGGTGGTGCTCGCCGGCGTCGCGGCGTTGCTCTCGGGCAGCGAGCGGGCGATGTCCCACGCCCGCGCGATCTACGCGCTGGGTCTTTCCTATAGCCGCGAGGCGCTGTTTTCCGATGCGCTGCCGGGCCGCGTGCTCACCCTGGCGGTGCGCGAGGCGTTGATGCTGTTCGCGCCCGTGGCGGTGGCCACGCTGCTGGCGGTCTTCGCCGCGCCCATGCTGCTGGGCGGCATCAGTTTCAGCGGACAGGCGCTGCAGCCGAAGTTCGACCGGCTCAACCCGGTGGCCGGACTGGGCCGCATCTTCGCCATGCGTGGCCTGGTGGAACTGGGCAAGGCGCTGCTCAAGCTGCTCTTCATCGGCGGCGCGCTGGCGCTGCTGCTCAAGCACTCGGTGGACGAGCTGCAGGCGCTGGGCCGTGCGGACGTGGCGCTGGGCGTGGCGCACGCGATGTCGCTGCTGGGCCGCTCGGCGTTGCTGTTCGGCGCGCTGCTGGCACTGATCGGCGGCGCCGACGCCCTCTACCAGAAGTTCGACCACGCCAAGCGCCTGCGCATGACCCGCCAGGAGCTGAAGGACGAATCGAAGGAAACCGAGGGCAACCCCGAGCTCAAGGGCCGCATCCGCCAGGTGCAGTTCGAGATGTCGCGCCGCCGGATGATGCAGGAGCTGCCCGGCGCGGACGTGATCGTCACCAACCCGACCCATTTCGCCGTCGCGCTCAAGTACGACGAGAGCGGCGCCGGCGCGCCGCGCGTGATCGCCAAGGGCGTCGACGTTCTGGCCCAGCAGATCCGCCTGGTGGCCAGCGGCCACCGCATCCCGATGGTCGAGGCCCCGCCGCTGGCACGCGCCTTGTATGCGACCACCTCGCTGGGCCGGGAAATCCCGGTCTCGCTGTACGTGGCGGTGGCGCAGGTGCTGGCCTACGTCTACCAGCTCAAGCAGGCCACGGCACGCGGCGACGAGCCGCCGCCGGCGCCCCGGCCCGAGGTCGATCCGGATCTGATGGGCCCTTACAAGCTTTAGAACTTCAGGCTTTAGAAGGAACAACGCATGGCCGCCGCTGGCGCAATGGAAAGTCTCAAGCAGCTCGGGCGCCGCGGCGTCGGCGCGCCGGTGGTCATGCTGGCGATGCTGGCGATGGTCATGCTGCCGATGCCGCCGTTCCTGCTGGACATGCTGTTCAGCTTCAACATCGCGCTGTCGCTCGTCATTTTGTTGGCGGTGATCTACGTGATGCGGCCGCTGGAATTCGCCGCTTTTCCGACGGTCGTGCTGATGGCGACGCTTTTACGTCTCGCCCTGAACATCGCCTCCACCCGCGTGGTGTTGCTGCACGGCCACGACGGCCCGGGGGCGGCCGGCAAGGTGATCGAGGCGTTCGGCGAGTTCGTGATCGGCGGCAACTTCGCGGTCGGCTTCGTGGTGTTCGCGATCCTCACCATCATCAACTTCGTGGTGGTCACCAAGGGCGCCACCCGAGTGTCGGAGGTGACCGCCCGCTTCACCCTGGACGCGATGCCCGGCAAGCAGATGGCGATCGACGCCGATCTCAACGCCGGCCTGCTGACCCAGGAACAGGCCCGCGAGCGCCGCCAGGAAGTACGCGAGGAAGCGGACTTCTACGGCTCGATGGACGGTGCCTCCAAGTTCGTCCGTGGCGACGCCACCGCCGGCATCCTGATCCTGTTCATCAACGTCATCGGCGGCTTCTTCGTCGGCATGTTCCAGCACGGCCTGCCGGCCGGCGAATCGGCCAGGACCTATACGCTCCTCACCATCGGCGACGGCCTGGTCGCGCAGGTGCCGGCGCTGATGCTCTCGATCGCCACCGCGGTGATCGTCACCCGCGTGTCCAAGTCGCAGGACATGGGCAAGCAGGTGATCGGCCAGGTGTTCGGCCAGCCGCGCGCGCTGGCGGTGGCCGGCGCGGTGCTGGGCGTGATGGGCCTGATCCCGGGCATGCCGAACCTCGCTTTCCTGCTGCTCGGTGGCTGCTGCGGTGGCGCGGCCTACCTGATGATCAAGCGCGAGCGCGAGACCAGGGAAAAGCTCGCCGAAGCCGTAGCCGAGCCGACCGCCGCGCCCGCACTGCCGGCCGAGCGCATGGAACTGGGCTGGGACGACGTGGCCAGCGTCGATCCGCTCGGCCTCGAAGTCGGCTACCGGCTGATCCCGCTGGTGGACACCCATCAGGGCGGCGAGCTGATGGGCCGGATCAAGTCGGTGCGCCGCAAGCTCTCGCAGGAATTCGGATTCCTGGTGCCGGCGGTGCACATCCGCGACAACCTGGACCTGGGCCCCAACACCTACCGCATCACCCTGATGGGTGTGCCGATGGGCGAGGCCGAGGTGCACCACGAGCGCCTGATGGCGATCAATCCCGGCCGCGTGCACGGCCCGCTGCAGGGCATCCAGACGCAGGACCCGGCGTTCGGCCTGGAAGCGGTCTGGATCGAGCAGGGCCAGCGCGAGATGGCGCAAAGCCTGGGCTACACCGTGGTCGACCCGGCCACCGTGGTCGCCACGCATCTGTCGCACATCCTGCAGACCCACGCGCACGAGCTGATCAGCCACCAGGACGTGCAGCAGCTGCTCGACCGCCTGGCGCAGACCGCGCCGAAGCTGGTCGAGGACCTGGTGCCCAAGCGCATGGCGCTGGGCGTGGTGGTCAAGGTGCTGCAGAACCTGCTGGCCGAGCGCGTGCCGATCCGCAACATGCGCACCATCGTCGAAACCTTGGCGGAGCACGCGGGGCAGAGTCAGGATCCCGGCATGCTCACCGCCGCCGCGCGCGTCGCGCTCGGCCGGCAGATCGTGCAGGAGATCACCGGCCTGGGCACCGAGGTGCCGGTCATCACGCTGGCGCCGGAGCTCGAGCAGATCCTCATGAATTCCCTTTCGGGCGGCGGCGTGGCCGGCGCGGCGGTGGAACCGGGCCTGGCCGACCGCCTGCAGCAGAGCGTCGCCGACGCCGCGCGCCGCCAGGAAATGAGCGGCGAAGCGGCCGTCCTGCTGGTCGCGCCGCAGCTTCGCCCGTGGCTCGCCCGCTTCACCCGCCACGTGGCACAGAACCTGCACGTACTGGCCTACAACGAGGTGCCGGACAACCGCAGGGTGCGGCTGGTCCAGGCGCTGGGACGGTAGAGCCGGGATGACGGCATTCGGGATTCGAGATTCGGTGAGGCCTGGGATGAGGGGATTCGTGATGGGAGATCCGGAAAGGCGAGCGATGACGCGAGTTTGCGACGGCTCGGCTTTTAACGAATCCCGAATCCCGAATCTCGACTCCCGACCTGCCCAATCCCGAATCCCGAATCCCGAATCCCGCTTGCGGAGCAAGCAATGAAGATCAAACGTTTCGTGGCGCCGGACATGCGCCAGGCGATGCGCGAAGTACGCGAGGAGCAGGGGCCGGATGCGGTGATCCTGTCCACGCGCAAGCTCGACGAAGGCATCGAGATCATCGCCGCCGTCGATTACGACGAGGCGCTGGTGCGCGAGGCCGCGCGCCATGGGGCGGCCCCTGCGCCGGCCGCCGAACCGCCGGCCTTGCCGACGCGTGCTGCCGCGCCACCTCCGCCGCCGCCGGTGCGCGAGGCGCGCGTCGAAACACTGGCGCCCGCCAATCACCCGTCGCCGGTCGACCCCGCTCTCCGTAGGAGCCCACTCGTGGGCGATGCTCTTCCCGCCAACACCAACACCAACACCAACGCCAGCGACGCGGGCCTCGACCCGCGCGCCGGGGAGCCGCCGGCCGTCCACCCGCTGATCGAACGCGCCGCGCAGGACACCGTGCGCATGCGCGCCGAGCTGTCCAGCCTGCGCGAGATGCTCGAGATGCAGCTCTCCAGCCTGGCCTGGAACGACATGGAACGCCGCCAGCCGATGCACACCCGCGTGCTGCGCGAGCTGACCCGGCTCGGCATCGACGCCGACGTCGCCCGCGCGCTGGCCGATGAACTGCCGCCGCAGATGACGCCCGAGCAGGCGCGCTACCTGCCGCTGGGCATGTTGAGCCGGGGCATCGCGGTCAGCGGTCGCGGCCGCTCGGACGAGGCCGGCGTCACCGCGCTGGTCGGCCCGACCGGCGTGGGCAAGACCACCACGCTCGCCAAACTCGCCGCCAAGGCGGTGGTGCGCCATGGCGCCTCGCAGGTCGCGCTGGTCAGCACCGACCACTACCGCATCGGCGCCGCCGCGCAGCTGGAGCACTACGGCCGCCTGCTCGGCGTGCGCGTCTATCCGGCCTACGACGCTGACAGCCTGCGCCAGGTCCTTCAATTGCTGAAGGGGTGCCACACCGTGCTGGTCGACACCGCCGGCCTGGCCGGCAACGACCCGCGCCTGGCCGAACAGCTGGACGCACTGCGCGCGGCAGGCGAGCTGCGCGCGTGCCTGGTGCTGGCCGCCAATGCGCAGGCGCAGTCGCTGGAGGACGCGGTGCGCGCCTACCTGCCGGTCAAGCCGCACGCGGCGATCCTGACCAAACTCGATGAGGCGCCCAGCCTCGGCGGCGCCCTGTCGGTGCTGATCCGCCACCGGCTGGCGCTGGACTACACCACCGACGGCCAGCGGGTGCCCGAGGACATTGCCGCCGCCGACGCGCGCCTGCTGGTGTGCCGCGCCGCGCGGGCGCTCAAGGGCAACGCGCCGGGCGCCGACGAGGCAGTACTGGCCGAGCGCTTCGGAACGATGGTGGCCCAGGCATGAGCGGAATCCTTGCAATGAATCAGGCGTGGGGCTTGAAAGACATGTTCAACGCGATCACGGGCGAGCGTCACGACGCGCCGCCCGCACCGCACCGGCCGGACCAGGCGGCCAACGCCGGCGCGCCGCGCCGTCGCTGCCGCGCGATCGCGGTGGCCGGCGGCAAGGGTGGCGTCGGCAAGACCACCGTGGCGGTCAACCTCGGCATGAGCCTGGCCATGGCCGGTCGCGACGTCATGCTGCTGGACGCCGACATGGGCCTGGCCAACGTCGACGTGCTGCTCGGCCTGGCGCCCTCGCGCCACCTCGGCCACCTGCTCGACGGCTCGGCCACGCTGGAAGAGCTGGTACTCGATGCCCCGCACGGGCTCAAGGTGATCCCCGGCGGCTCCGGCGCGCGGCGCCTGGCGCAACTGGGCAATGGCGAGCACGCCGCGGTGATCCGCGCCTTCGACGAGCTGCCCCGGCCGCCGGACTACCTGCTGGTCGACACCGCCGCGGGCCTGTCGGACAACGTGGCGATGTTCGCTGCGGCGGCCGACGACGTGGTGCTGGTGGTCTGCGACGAGCCGGCCTCGCTCACCGACGCCTACGCACTGATCAAGGTCCTCTCCCGCGACTTCGGCGTGCGCCGCTTCCGCTTCGTCGCCAACCTGGTGCGCAACCTGGGCGAGGCCCGCGCGCTGCACCAGAAGCTGGCCAAGGTCAGCGACCGCTTCCTGGACGTGGTGCTGGACTTCATGGGTTTCGTGCCGCAGGACGAGCGGCTCAAGCAGGCCATCCGGCGCCAGAGCGCGGTGGTCGACCTGTGGCCGGCGGCGCGTTCGTCGCAGGCATTCAAGCAATTGGCAGGTGCGGTCGATAACTGGGAGGAACCCGCGCGCGCGGGCCTGGACCGCATCGCGTTCTTCGGTGGCCAGGCCGTGACGGCGTCGGGGTGGTGAGATGAGCGTGGCATCGGAATATCTCCAGCTGCAAAAACAGAGTGCGGACGAGTTGGTGCGCCAGCACGCGCCACTGGTGCGTCGTATTGCCTATCACCTGATGGGGCGGTTGCCGCCAAGCGTGGACGTGGGCGACCTGATCCAGTCCGGCATGATCGGCCTGCTCGAAGCCGCGCGGCACTACGCCACCGATCGCGCCGCCAGCTTCGAGACCTATGCCGGCATCCGCATCCGCGGCGCCATGCTGGACGAGCTGCGCAAGACCGACTGGACCCCGCGCTCGGTGCACCGCAAGGTGCGCGAAGTCGCCGAAGTGGTGCGCCAGATCGAGATCGAGACCGGGTCCGACGCCGGTGACGCCGAAGTCATCAAGCGCCTGGGCGTGAGCGCGGAGGAGTACCACCAGATCCTCGCGGATGCCGCCAGCGCGCGCCTGCTCAGCCTCACCGCGCCGGACGACGGCGACGGCGCACCCGCGTTCGACGTGGTCGACCAGGCCAGCCTGGGACCGGCCGAGAACATCGAACAGGACGGGCTGCGCCAGGCGCTGATCGACGGCATCGCCGGCCTGCCCGAGCGCGAGCAGCTGGTCATGTCGCTCTACTACGAGCAGGAATTGAACCTGAAGGAAATCGGCGCCGTGCTCGGCGTGACCGAGTCGCGCGTGTGCCAGATCCACGGCCAGGCGATCGTGCGGCTGCGCGCGCGCATGGGCGATTGGCGTGAGGACGGGATTGGGGATTCGGCAGTCGGGAATCGCAAAGGCAAAGGCAAAGGCCGGCGCGCTTCCCCGCCCGATCAATCCTCTCCACGTTGACACCCCATTGAATCCCGAATCCCGAATCCCGAATCCCGAATCCCGAATCCACGGCA
Proteins encoded in this window:
- a CDS encoding MinD/ParA family protein, translating into MSGILAMNQAWGLKDMFNAITGERHDAPPAPHRPDQAANAGAPRRRCRAIAVAGGKGGVGKTTVAVNLGMSLAMAGRDVMLLDADMGLANVDVLLGLAPSRHLGHLLDGSATLEELVLDAPHGLKVIPGGSGARRLAQLGNGEHAAVIRAFDELPRPPDYLLVDTAAGLSDNVAMFAAAADDVVLVVCDEPASLTDAYALIKVLSRDFGVRRFRFVANLVRNLGEARALHQKLAKVSDRFLDVVLDFMGFVPQDERLKQAIRRQSAVVDLWPAARSSQAFKQLAGAVDNWEEPARAGLDRIAFFGGQAVTASGW
- a CDS encoding RNA polymerase sigma factor FliA, with product MSVASEYLQLQKQSADELVRQHAPLVRRIAYHLMGRLPPSVDVGDLIQSGMIGLLEAARHYATDRAASFETYAGIRIRGAMLDELRKTDWTPRSVHRKVREVAEVVRQIEIETGSDAGDAEVIKRLGVSAEEYHQILADAASARLLSLTAPDDGDGAPAFDVVDQASLGPAENIEQDGLRQALIDGIAGLPEREQLVMSLYYEQELNLKEIGAVLGVTESRVCQIHGQAIVRLRARMGDWREDGIGDSAVGNRKGKGKGRRASPPDQSSPR